One stretch of Juglans microcarpa x Juglans regia isolate MS1-56 chromosome 3D, Jm3101_v1.0, whole genome shotgun sequence DNA includes these proteins:
- the LOC121253976 gene encoding metal-nicotianamine transporter YSL3, translating to MQEEELHEIGNSERGDIEQIREEPEDLKRVSPWKRQITIRGLLASLVIGIIYSVIVMKLNLTTGLVPNLNVSAALLAFVFIRTWTALLEKAGIVSIPFTRQENTIIQTCAVACYSIAVGGGFGSYLLGLNTKTYEQAGVDTEGNTPGSTKEPGIGWMTGFLFVSSFVGLLALVPIRKIMIIDYKLTYPSGTATAILINGFHTPKGDEMAKKQVHGFTKFFSFSFVWAFFQWFYSGGDLCGFAQFPTFGLKARKNSFYFDFSMTYIGAGMICSHLVNLSLLLGAVLSWGVMWPLIRGLKGDWYPETLSESSMKSLNGYKVFISISLILGDGLYNFLKILYFTATNIHAEVNKKKLKPSSPDNQNQPLDDLRRNEVFIRESIPIWVACTGYILFSIVSIIVIPLMFPELKWYYVVVAYVLAPSLGFCNAYGAGLTDMNMAYNYGKVALFVLAALSGKNNGVVAGLVGCGLIKSIVSISSDLMHDFKTGHLTFTSPRSMLVSQAIGTAIGCVVAPLTFFLFYKAFDVGNPNGEYKAPYAIIYRNMAILGVEGFSALPHHCLQLCYAFFAFAIAANLLRDLNPKGIGKWVPLPMAMAVPFLVGAYFAIDMCMGSLIVFTWHKLNGKQASLMVPAVASGLICGDGLWILPSSILALAKVHPPICMNFFPSR from the exons ATGCAAGAAGAAGAATTGCATGAGATCGGGAATTCTGAGAGAGGGGACATCGAGCAGATTCGAGAAGAGCCAGAGGACTTGAAGAGAGTGTCACCATGGAAGAGACAGATAACAATTCGGGGACTTCTAGCTAGCTTAGTTATCGGAATCATTTACAGTGTGATAGTGATGAAACTTAATCTCACTACCGGGCTAGTCCCCAACCTCAATGTCTCGGCTGCTCTCCTTGCCTTTGTTTTCATCAGGACATGGACTGCACTGCTCGAGAAAGCAGGAATTGTATCAATTCCATTCACTCGACAGGAGAATACCATAATTCAGACTTGTGCAGTGGCATGTTATAGCATTGCTGTTGGAG GTGGTTTTGGGTCTTATCTGTTGGGTTTGAATACAAAGACATATGAACAAGCAGGGGTTGATACAGAGGGGAATACTCCTGGGAGCACCAAGGAGCCTGGGATTGGTTGGATGACTGGTTTCCTTTTTGTAAGCAGCTTTGTTGGGCTGTTGGCATTGGTTCCTATCAGAAAG ATCATGATAATTGACTACAAATTAACTTATCCAAGTGGAACTGCTACTGCGATTCTCATTAATGGGTTCCATACTCCAAAAGGAGATGAGATGGCGAA GAAGCAAGTTCATGGGTTCACAAAGTTCTTTTCATTTAGTTTTGTATGGGCTTTCTTTCAATGGTTCTATTCTGGTGGAGATCTATGCGGATTTGCTCAGTTTCCTACATTTGGATTGAAAGCTCGGAAAAACTC ATTTTACTTCGATTTCAGTATGACCTATATTGGAGCGGGAATGATATGTTCCCATCTCGTGAACTTGTCTTTACTTCTTGGTGCGGTGCTCTCTTGGGGAGTAATGTGGCCATTGATAAGGGGGCTAAAAGGGGATTGGTACCCTGAAACTTTATCGGAAAGCAGTATGAAGAGTCTTAATGGTTACAAG gtttttatttccatttcccTGATCCTGGGAGATGGGctttacaattttctcaagATACTGTACTTCACTGCCACAAACATCCATGCAGAAGTGAACAAGAAGAAACTTAAACCAT CATCTCCAGATAACCAGAATCAGCCTCTTGATGATCTGCGACGAAATGAGGTATTCATAAGAGAGAGCATTCCCATATGGGTGGCATGTACAGGGTACATACTCTTCTCCATTGTATCCATCATTGTGATTCCACTCATGTTCCCTGAGTTGAAGTGGTATTACGTAGTCGTTGCCTATGTTCTTGCACCCTCTCTTGGCTTCTGCAATGCTTATGGTGCGGGTTTAACTGACATGAACATGGCGTACAATTATGGCAAAGTGGCTCTTTTTGTGCTTGCTGCCTTGAGTGGAAAAAACAATGGCGTGGTTGCAGGACTTGTTGGCTGTGGTTTGATTAAATCCATAGTTTCCATCTCTTCTGATTTGATGCACGATTTCAAGACTGGTCATCTCACTTTCACTTCCCCTCGATCAATGCTTGTAAGCCAGGCTATTGGGACAGCAATAGGCTGTGTGGTAGCTCCTctcactttctttctcttttacaAGGCTTTTGATGTTGGGAACCCAAATGGAGAATACAAAGCTCCTTATGCCATCATTTACCGGAACATGGCAATTCTAGGTGTTGAAGGCTTCTCAGCCCTACCCCATCATTGCTTGCAACTCTGCTATGCGTTTTTTGCCTTTGCCATAGCAGCCAACTTGCTGAGAGATCTTAACCCCAAGGGTATTGGGAAATGGGTTCCTCTTCCAATGGCTATGGCTGTGCCTTTCCTTGTTGGTGCTTACTTTGCAATTGATATGTGTATGGGGAGTTTGATTGTGTTCACATGGCACAAGCTAAATGGCAAGCAGGCCAGTTTGATGGTTCCTGCAGTTGCTTCTGGTTTGATATGTGGAGATGGATTATGGATTCTCCCTTCATCAATCCTTGCTTTGGCCAAGGTACATCCTCCCATCTGCATGAACTTCTTTCCATCCAGGTAG
- the LOC121253978 gene encoding outer mitochondrial transmembrane helix translocase-like, producing the protein MGRSSETRFLQELVLYAASAALSCLVLFAGLRHLDPNREASKKALENKKEIAKRLGRPLIQTNPYEDVIACDVINPDHIDVEFDSIGGLESIKQALFELVILPLRRPDLFSHGKLLGPQKGVLLYGPPGTGKTMLAKAIAKESGAVFINVRISNLMSKWFGDAQKLVAAVFSLAHKLQPAIIFIDEVDSFLGQRRNTDHEALTNMKTEFMALWDGFTTDQNARVMVLAATNRPSELDEAILRRLPQAFEIGIPDCRERAEILRVILRDERVEEDLDYDILSSLCEGYTGSDLLELCKKAAYFPIRDLLDEEKKGKRSSAPRPLAQSDLEKVFVSSRKTKVAASEYTGLTPQSSGWSGNREPGDYQVQAAINELSKLVVSQILNIQSDGQEP; encoded by the exons ATGGGAAGGTCATCGGAGACGAGGTTCTTGCAAGAACTGGTACTGTACGCGGCGAGCGCGGCTCTGAGTTGCCTGGTGCTGTTCGCGGGTCTCCGGCACCTCGACCCTAACCGAGAGGCCTCGAAGAAAGCGCTCGAGAACAAGAAGGAGATAGCCAAGCGCTTGGGTCGCCCTCTCATCCAGACTAACCCTTACGAG GATGTCATAGCCTGTGATGTTATAAATCCTGACCACATTGACGTGGAATTTGACTCTATTGGAGGATTGGAATCCATCAAGCAAGCTTTATTTGAACTAGTGATACTTCCATTGCGGAGGCCTGACCTTTTCTCTCATGGGAAGCTTTTGGGTCCCCAGAAAGGGGTCTTGTTATATGGACCTCCAGGTACTGGGAAGACCATGCTTGCCAAAGCTATCGCAAAAGAGTCTGGAGCTGTTTTCATTAACGTGAGGATATCCAATCTGATGAGCAAATGGTTCGGTGATGCACAAAAACTTG TGGCTGCTGTATTTAGTTTGGCCCATAAACTTCAACCAGCTATCATATTTATAGATGAGGTGGATAGTTTCTTGGGTCAGCGTCGTAATACAGATCATGAAGCATTAACAAACATGAAGACTGAGTTCATGGCTTTATGGGATGGATTCACCACAGATC AGAATGCTCGAGTTATGGTTCTTGCTGCTACTAATCGTCCATCTGAACTTGATGAGGCTATACTTCGACGTCTTCCTCAAGCATTTGAAATTGGTATCCCTGACTGCAGGGAGAGGGCTGAGATACTGAGAGTGATTCTGAGGGATGAGAGGGTTGAAGAAGACCTCGACTATGACATCCTATCTAGCTTGTGTGAAGGTTACACAGGTTCAGATCTTCTTGAACTCTGCAAGAAAGCAGCATATTTTCCCATCAGGGACCTACTTGATGAAGAGAAGAAAGGGAAACGGTCTTCA GCACCGAGGCCATTGGCACAGTCAGATTTGGAGAAAGTTTTTGTCTCATCACGTAAGACTAAGGTAGCCGCTAGTGAGTATACTGGATTAACCCCACAATCATCCGGGTGGTCCGGGAATAGGGAGCCAGGTGATTATCAGGTTCAAGCGGCAATAAATGAGCTATCTAAGCTTGTGGTTTCCCAGATTTTGAACATTCAATCAGATGGCCAGGAGCCATAG